CGCTCCCAGAGTTCGGGGAAGGCTTCGTCGAACTCGATCCCGGTCAGTGCCCGATACTGCGCCTTGTCGACATCGCGGTTCTTGAGCGGCAGCACCACCGCCCAGCGCTTCTGCTCCTCGGCATTGCGCTTGATGCCGCGATTGACCGGCAACCAGCCCGAATCGATGCGCCGATAGTAGTCCTCGAAGGTCTGGGTGTTGAGCAGGAACCGATCGCGCAGACTGCTGAAGGCGGTCAGACCGAAACCGACCTGATCGTAGAGCTGGCAGCACTGATTGTGCGCATAGTGCGAGTATTTGGCCGGATCCTTGGAGAAGACGCGCCGCAGATTCTCCGTGTAACCGTGCTCGGCCAGGATCTCGATGGCGGCCTGCTTCATGCGGATCGCCTCCTCGAACGCCGGCAGTTCCTGCGGGCGCAGTTGGACGATCTTGTCGATCGGTCCCTGAGCATCGCCATAGGAGTCGATCTTGAGCCGATAGAGCTGGATCTCCTCGACATCCAGACGCGCGGCCTCATCGATCATGCGCATCCAGCCTTCGAGCGTCTGGCCCGGATAGCCGAAGATGAACTCGATGTTGAGCTGGAAGCCGTCGGCCCGGCAGGCCTCGATCGACGCGAGCGCGGTCTTGACGTCGTGCGGACGGTGCATCTTGCGCAGGATCTCGTCGTCGAGCGACTGCACGCCGATGGTGAGCCGGTCGACGCCGTGCTCGCGCAGGATACGCCGGCGTTCGGCGCCGTGCTGGTCGGTCAGGGTACCGGGATCGACGTCGAAGTTGAACTGGGTGACGCGCGAGCAGTCGACGCGCTCCTTGAAGCCGGTCAGCATCCGGTCCAGTTGCGCCGGAGTGAGCAGGGTCGGCGTGCCGCCGCCGACCAGGATCGAACGTGCCTGGAATTTCTGGATGCCGAGCCGATTGCGGAACAGATCCATCTCGCGCTCGAGCGCGTCCAGATAGCGTTCGGTCTCGTCGTGCGTCTTGTCGCCGAACTTTCCGAACTTCACCGGGTAGTGACAGAACAGACAGCGCTGCTCGCAGAACGGCAGATGCAGATAGATGTCGAACAGCCCATCGGGCGGAAGCACGTAGTCGTCGAGCAGCTCTTCCTCGGTCGCCTCCGGATACATGGTGATCGGCGGATAATGGACCGAGGGGAAGAAATCGCCCGACTGGGCGATCAGTCCCAGCTCGCGAAAGCGCGTGAAGTCCCGAACACGCGCCTCCAGGCTCTCGCGATGCGCGGCGGTCCTGGTTTCATCGGTCTTGATGCTCATGTCATTCATCGCTCTCACCTCGATTCACGCTGGAACGACCAGACCGGCGCGTTCAGCGATGGCGCGCAGATGGTCGTCGTTGGGCCGATAGCGGGTGTCGTCATAGATCGGGAACAGATGCTGGAACGCCTGCGGCGTCCCATCGTGGACGGTCAGTGTGTTGGCCCCGGCCATGAGTCCGAGATACTGACCATCGGCCTTGAGCTTCTCCAGCGAGCTGGTGGTCGGCATGAGCGCGTTCGGGTTCAGGATGCGCAGCAACGCCATGAAGTTGAGCGTCGTCTCCACGTCGCCACGCGGCTCGTGCTCATAGACGGTGCCGTGTCCGGGAATGAAGACCGAGGCGCTGACCATATCCAGATCCAGCTCGCTCAGGAAGCGCAGATCGCCGACCAGATCGTCCTCGGTCTGTCCCGGCAGACCGACGATGATGCCGCTGCCGACCATGAACCCCAATTCGAGCAGGTCGTCGAGGCACTGGCGTCGTTCGCTCCAGGTGTCGTGCGGCTTGGCCGCCTCGTAGAGCACGGGATTCGAGGCCTCGATCTTGAGCAGATAGCGATCGACGCCGGCCTCGCGCATCGCGCGGTACTGGTCGCGGCTCAAATTACCGATACAGCCGATCAGCTGGATGTCGGGTAGGCGATCCTTGATTTGGGCGCAGGCACGGATGACGTTGGCGACGAAGCGCCGATCCTTGTTCTCGCCCGATTGCAGCAGCAGCACGCGCCGACCGCGCTCGTGATGTAGAAAGGCCGCGATCTCGACCAGATCGTCGCTCGGAATGACGTACTTCTGGGTGTCCTCACAGCCGATGTTGCAATAGTTGCAGCGTTGCTTGCAGATATTGGAGATCTCGATGACGCTGCGCACCTCGGCGCGCCGGTCGGGAAAACCGCTGAGCCGCGCCTCGCGGGCGATCTCGAACAGCGCCTCCTGCGCCTGACCGCGTGCGTTCAGGGCGGTCTTGACCGATTCCGCGAACGCCTCGCCGGCCTGGATCCGTGCGCAGAGTGCGCGCGGATCGAGCGGCTGGATGGACTCGACTGTCTTCATACGACGAAACACCTCGATGGACGCGGTTCAAGTGAAAAGTGTTCTGGCCGAGATGATCGCCACGCCCGCGACCCCGACCAGACTCCCCGTCAAACGCCGGGCGCCGGGCGTCTCCCGATAGAACAGCGCCATGATCAGGAGCACGAACAGCGGCTCGGTCGACAGCAGGGTGTTGGCGATCGCCAGGGGCGTCAGCTTCATCGCCAGCAGCGACAGGAAGAATCCGCCCAGGGTCACGAAGGTCGCAATCAGACAGAAGCGGACCGCCAGACGCCAGTCGGACAGGATCGGACCCAACCAGTTGCCGCGTCCCAGATAAAACAGCGGCGCAAACAGGAACAACGACACCACGCCGCCGGCGATCCGCAGCCAGGTCGCCGTGAGCGCGTCGACCTCGCCGAGTGCGCCCTTGGCCATGGTCACGGAGACGGCCATCGCCATCACCGACCCCAGACCGAAGAGCACGCCGCGTCGGGTCGCGCGCACGTCCGCGTCCGTTCCCTGCCCGGCCTCGTCCTCGGGTGCCATCAGCACGATGGCCACACCCAGGATGACCAGTCCCACGCCCACCCATTGCAGCCAGAACAGCGACTCGCCCAGAAAGACCACGGCCATGGCGATGGTCGCCACCTGCCCCAGCAGCATGAGCTGCACCACGGTATGCGACGACAGCTCGCGCAACGCCTTGAAAAACAGCGTATCGGCCACCCCGATACCCAGCACGCCGCTGAAGAAGAGCACCAGGGCCGTGGTCCAGCTCATGGCGTTCGGACCGATCAGCCAAATCAGCCCCCCCAGAACGACCAGCCCGAAGACGCCCTTGGCGAAAGCCAGAGCCATGGCCGGCAACTGCTCGGCGAAGGGTTTCAGCAGCAGCGCACCAACCGCCCAGGTCGCCGCCGAACCGAGGGCGGCGAGGATACCGATCAGTTCCAGGGCCATGAGCGCCCCACACCGATCGGGACGTTCCAAGTCCTCATAGGATGCAATGTAGCCAAAGACTGCATACGGATTCCATCACGGATTTTGACGTTATCGGCACGCACGCTACGGCCCTGGAGTCAGACTTTGACGCAGGTCGTTCACGATTTCGCCCACGGACTGGGTGGTCGGTTCGCCCATCTCGTTGGGTTCCATGATGAGCCGGTCGGACTGGGCGCTCAGCGCGTCGAGGATGGCCGAAGCCTCGGCCGTGCGTCCTTCCTGGATGTATTGGCGGGCCAGATAGGTCTGGAGCGTCGGGATGGCATCGATCCCCTGATCGGTGACGACTTCGCCATAGGGCGAGGTGCTCACGAGCGACTCATAGTACATTTCCGCGCTCTGGGTATTGCGATTCATGGCCGCGTCGAGCGCCTGCTCGGCGACTGCCACGCTGGTGGCCCAGGACTCCGGATAGTTGGTCATGAGACTGTTGAGTGCGGCCTCGCGCTCGGCCCGCTCGGCCTGGGTCTCGTTACCGCGCTTCGGGCGCGCCTTCTGGCTGAGTTCGGTGAGACGCTGGAAATCGCTCTGACCATAGGTCTCCAGATCACGCTGGCGCATCTGGGTCGCACGTTCGCTGAGACGCTGACGACTCTCCTCGAAGCGCGCGCGCGTGGCGTACTGCTCACCGAGGGCCGTCAACAGCGGCTCGCTACCAGGCGGACCACTCAAGATCGGCGCCGCCGCGTCGAGTCCGGAGGCCCGCATCACGCGCGTGATCTGGGCGAGTTGGCGCTCCAGCCCCTCGATGCGCCGTGCCTGTTCGTCGAGCAGGCGTTCAGCGATCGAGCCGGGGGCCTCGCCGGCAGGCGCCATCTCAGGCGTCTCCGCGCGAACCGTCCGCGCACCCTCGACCTGGGGTTCCCGGATGTTTGCAGAGGCCATGTGATCGTCCGCACGCTTGTGTAGGGGCGAGAATTGCAGCCCGATCGCGACGAGCGACAAAATCAGGGCGATGGCGCCCAGAATCAGTGCCGACTGTGGTGATTTCATGATTGTGAACTCCGGTATGAATGCGAACGCCAGACGCCGTCTCGGGTGCGACCATCGCTGTACTCAGCGTGAGAACACCATCAGATAGCGCTGCGGGATCACCTGCTCGCTGGATTCGAGTTCAAAGCCATAGGCCTTCAACTGCGAGGCGATCAGCTCCTGGCGAATGTAGGGACCATG
The sequence above is drawn from the Allochromatium vinosum DSM 180 genome and encodes:
- a CDS encoding coproporphyrinogen-III oxidase family protein, whose product is MNDMSIKTDETRTAAHRESLEARVRDFTRFRELGLIAQSGDFFPSVHYPPITMYPEATEEELLDDYVLPPDGLFDIYLHLPFCEQRCLFCHYPVKFGKFGDKTHDETERYLDALEREMDLFRNRLGIQKFQARSILVGGGTPTLLTPAQLDRMLTGFKERVDCSRVTQFNFDVDPGTLTDQHGAERRRILREHGVDRLTIGVQSLDDEILRKMHRPHDVKTALASIEACRADGFQLNIEFIFGYPGQTLEGWMRMIDEAARLDVEEIQLYRLKIDSYGDAQGPIDKIVQLRPQELPAFEEAIRMKQAAIEILAEHGYTENLRRVFSKDPAKYSHYAHNQCCQLYDQVGFGLTAFSSLRDRFLLNTQTFEDYYRRIDSGWLPVNRGIKRNAEEQKRWAVVLPLKNRDVDKAQYRALTGIEFDEAFPELWERLVAEGLVEDKGAFAGLTRKGAFFADEVCHQFHARSYIPFEPDEYAQGPLNPYRVRQDSVEA
- a CDS encoding biotin synthase BioB produces the protein MKTVESIQPLDPRALCARIQAGEAFAESVKTALNARGQAQEALFEIAREARLSGFPDRRAEVRSVIEISNICKQRCNYCNIGCEDTQKYVIPSDDLVEIAAFLHHERGRRVLLLQSGENKDRRFVANVIRACAQIKDRLPDIQLIGCIGNLSRDQYRAMREAGVDRYLLKIEASNPVLYEAAKPHDTWSERRQCLDDLLELGFMVGSGIIVGLPGQTEDDLVGDLRFLSELDLDMVSASVFIPGHGTVYEHEPRGDVETTLNFMALLRILNPNALMPTTSSLEKLKADGQYLGLMAGANTLTVHDGTPQAFQHLFPIYDDTRYRPNDDHLRAIAERAGLVVPA
- a CDS encoding DMT family transporter, producing the protein MALELIGILAALGSAATWAVGALLLKPFAEQLPAMALAFAKGVFGLVVLGGLIWLIGPNAMSWTTALVLFFSGVLGIGVADTLFFKALRELSSHTVVQLMLLGQVATIAMAVVFLGESLFWLQWVGVGLVILGVAIVLMAPEDEAGQGTDADVRATRRGVLFGLGSVMAMAVSVTMAKGALGEVDALTATWLRIAGGVVSLFLFAPLFYLGRGNWLGPILSDWRLAVRFCLIATFVTLGGFFLSLLAMKLTPLAIANTLLSTEPLFVLLIMALFYRETPGARRLTGSLVGVAGVAIISARTLFT